The DNA region ACCCTGGGCTGGACCTCGCGCAGCAGCCGCAGCCACCTCGTGCGCGCCGCGTCGTCCCAGACCCGGGGGTCGAACACCGTCTGGTCGGTGTTGGGTGACGTGCCGTAGGCCCGGTATCCGTCGTCACCGGCGGAGAGCCGGTACTCCTTGGACGGGAACCGGGTCCACTCGGGCGCGAGGTCGCTGTAGTGCACGGCGTCCTCCAGCGGGCCGGCGTCCGCCACAGCACGGTGCACGGCAGCGCTCAGCGCCGTGTAGAGACACATCGGGTCGCCCGGATAGGTGATTTCACCCTCGGACTGGGTCATAACGGGCGCCAGTACCGACAGCACGGGGAAATAGCGGGTGTCCGTTCTCGCACTCGCCAGGTCGTCTGACAGCCGGCGCCTGCGCGTCAGACGCCGTTCCCGAAAAGCGTCCAGATCGGACACTTCCCCCGGGCGGTGCATCTGAATGGAGGCGCCTCCCGAATGTATCTTCTGAATAGCGTGCGTGGCCATCAGCCCTCCGGATTCTGGTTCTTCCGGGATCTTATCCCCGAACACGGACATCGACGACGCAATGACTCCAGCGGGCCATCGATGGACATTCCCATCCTTCTGCACTCCCGAAAACACACATCTCAATCCGTCACGGATTGGGACATTCTCAAAAGCGTGGCCGCATTCTTCTCATGGCGGTCCAGCAACTCTTCAATCGAGGGCCCACCCGGCACGACCTCGAACTCACCCGTGGTACTACTCGACCTTACTAGGTCGCGTCCGAAAATGTCATGTCCGAATCGGTCCTCAATCATTCACGTGCGCGCCGCCGGCCTTAGGGATTCGACCGGGGTTTCCGCGAACGCGAACCGGCCGACCGAGTCGGGCAGTTCCGGGCCCGCATTCAAGAACTCATCCGGCGGCTCGGCGAAATCGACGCACCCCGACCACCCCGACCACCCCGCCTACCGGCAGATCCTCACCGCCCCGGCCGACACGGGCGGGGCCTGTCCCCCCGCCCAGGCGCCTGAGGGCCGCCTCCCGCCCGCGACCAGTGATCCCTCCCCGACCTCGACCACGAAAGGACGAGCACTCACGTTCCGCATACTCACAGTCGGGCCCGGCGGACGGCCCTGCCTCCACGCCTTGTCCACCAGGCCCGTCCCGTTACGCTGCGCCGCTCCGCCCGGGGCCGGAGCTCCCCGCCCCGGGCAGAGCCGCCGTGGCCTGGAGATACGCGGCCAGGCCCTGCAGCGTCGGGTGGCGGTGCAGAGCCATCAACGTCAGCTCGGGCACCTGCGCCATACTGCGCATGGCCGTCATCGAGTCGCCGCCCAGGGCGAAGAAGTCGTCGTCACGCCGGATCCCCTCGACACCCAGGACGTCCTGCCAGGCCGCGGCGATCCGCTTCTCCCACGGACCGCTGGGCTCGGCACCCAGGGGCACGGCGCCGCCACGGCGCTCCTCGTGCGGTGAGGGGGCCGTGGGAAGCGACTTGCGGTCCAGCTTCCCGTTGGGACTCAGCGGCATGGCCGGCAGCACGAGCACGGTGCCGGGAACCATGTGAGCCGGGAGGCTGGCCGCGAGGGTCCTGCGGATGTCGTCCGGGTCCAGGACTTCGCCGTCGCGCGGCACGGCGTATCCGACCAGGACAGGGACGCCGACGGCATCGGCCTGCGCGGTCACCGCCGCTTCCTTGACCTGGGGATGGTCCCGGAGCACGGACTCGATCTCGGTCAGCTCCACCCGCAGCCCGTGAATCTTCACCTGCAGGTCGGTCCGGCCGATCAGTTCGATCAGTCCGTCGGCACCGAACCTCGCCAGGTCGCCGGTGCGATAGAGCCGCTCGCCGGCCACCGTGCCGTACGTCCACTCGATGAACCGCTCGGCGGTCAGGGCGGGCTGGTCCAGGTAGCCGCGCGCGAGGCCGACGCCGGCGAGGTACAACTCGCCTGTCACACCCGGCGGGACGGGTTGAAGTGACTCGTCCAGGATGTATGTGCGCTGATTGGCCATCGGGCGCCCGTACGGAATGCTCCTCCAGGTGGGTTCGGTGGCCTCGACCTCGAATATCGTCGAATAGATCGAGGCCTCGGTGGCCCCACCGAGGGAGATGAACCTGGCACCGGGCGCGGCTCCGCGGGCGCGTCCGGGCAGCTTCAGCGGGATCCAGTCCCCGGCGACCATGATCAGCCGCAGTGCGTTCACCGGTGAGGGCCCGCCGCCCCCGCCGCGCTCGACATGATCGAGTACCAGTTCCAGCAGCGCCGGTGCGGTGTTCCACACCGTGACGCCGTGGTCCGCCGCCAGTTCGGCCCAGTGCGCCGGATCCTTGGCCCGGCCGGGCTCAGGAAGGACGAGAGTGCCGCCTGCCGCCGTCATCCCGAGGAATTCGTAGACCGACATGTCGAAGCTCGGGGATGACAGGCCGAGGACACTGTCTCCGATGCCCACGGCGAAGCGGGAGTTGAGATCCTCGATGTTGTTCGTCACGCCCCGGTGGCGCAGCGCGATCGGCTTCGGCTTTCCGGTGGAACCGGATGTGTGGATGACGTAGCAGAGGTTGTCCGGCCCGGCCTGGGCCTTCGGATCGTGATCGGGCCGAGCGGACAGGGCGGCGGTCTCGCGGTCCAATAACACGAGGAGTGCCTGCTGTACGGAGTCCTCCCCGGTCAGAGCGGCAGCGAGCTCGCCATGGCTGATCA from Kitasatospora sp. NBC_00458 includes:
- a CDS encoding non-ribosomal peptide synthetase, producing MTAPESVLLAGFAALLYRYSGQNQVEFHVRREGGEDSLRRFSVTGESTLRGLTGAAGTVAAPGKEPARIGVRLGANRSGEGDEPYEVELVLPVAEAASRSAALHFDERLFEPGTGDQLLAHFQNLLEDGANRPDQALADLVLLTGPEAHRILVEWNDTAVRLPREEGCLHEAFEEQAARFPEAVAVVQGATRLTFQEINAAANRLAHHLRDLGVGPDDRVGLYLEHSPDLLISMLGVLKAGGAYVPLDPGYPQARVSTMITGASCVALISHGELAAALTGEDSVQQALLVLLDRETAALSARPDHDPKAQAGPDNLCYVIHTSGSTGKPKPIALRHRGVTNNIEDLNSRFAVGIGDSVLGLSSPSFDMSVYEFLGMTAAGGTLVLPEPGRAKDPAHWAELAADHGVTVWNTAPALLELVLDHVERGGGGGPSPVNALRLIMVAGDWIPLKLPGRARGAAPGARFISLGGATEASIYSTIFEVEATEPTWRSIPYGRPMANQRTYILDESLQPVPPGVTGELYLAGVGLARGYLDQPALTAERFIEWTYGTVAGERLYRTGDLARFGADGLIELIGRTDLQVKIHGLRVELTEIESVLRDHPQVKEAAVTAQADAVGVPVLVGYAVPRDGEVLDPDDIRRTLAASLPAHMVPGTVLVLPAMPLSPNGKLDRKSLPTAPSPHEERRGGAVPLGAEPSGPWEKRIAAAWQDVLGVEGIRRDDDFFALGGDSMTAMRSMAQVPELTLMALHRHPTLQGLAAYLQATAALPGAGSSGPGRSGAA